GCCAGCCGGTGGCGCCGAGGTCAGCTGAAGCCTCCTCGAGCGACCCGCTCATCCGTCGCAGCCGGGCCTGGACGTTGTTGTAGACCACGACGATGCAGAAGGTCGCATGGCCGATGATCACCGTGGTCAGGCCGAAGCCGATTCCCAGCGGATCCAGCACGTTGGTGAACGCCGCGTTGAGCGCCAGGCCTGTGACGATGCCCGGCAGCGCGATCGGCAGCACCACCAGGAAGCTGATCGTGGAACGGCCGAAGAAGTCGAAGCGCTGCACCGCGAACGCCGCCATCGTGCCGAGCACCAGTGCCACCGCCGTCGCGCCCAGGCCGGCCCGGACCGAGTTGCCGAGCGCGTGCAGGGCTCCCTCGCTGTGCGCCGCCGCGCTCCACCACTTCAGGGTGAGACCGGTGGGCGGGAAGGAGAAGGTCCGCGAGGAGTTGAAGGCGTTGAGCACGATCAGGATCAGCGGGACGTAGAGAAAGGCCAGTCCCAGAAAAGTGAGCGCCGCAAGCGCGCGGCGCACCCGGTTCGACAGGTGCATCAGACGTTCTCCAGGGCGCCGGTCCGGCGCATCAGCAGCAGGTACACGACGATCGCGACCAGGGGCACGGTGGACAGCGCAGCGGCCAGTGGCTGGTTGTTGGCCGTGACCAGCTGGCCGTAGATCACGTTCGCCAGCAACTGGGTCTTGCCCCCGACGATGCCGACCGCGATGTAGTCGCCCAGGGTGAGGGAGAACGTGAAGATGGAGCCCGCCGCGAGGGCCGGGAAGACCATCGGGATTATGACCGAGCGCAGGGTGCGCCCGGCGCCGGCGCCGAGGTCAGCGCTGGCTTCGAACAGTGATCGCGGCACCCGCTCGAAACCGGCGAAGACCGGGATCACCATGTAGGGCAGCCAGAGATAGGCCAGCGTGATGACGGTGGCCGTGAGGCCGTAGCCCGGGGTGTGGCCACCGGTCAGCCAGCTCACCGG
This genomic interval from Jatrophihabitans sp. contains the following:
- a CDS encoding ABC transporter permease — translated: MHLSNRVRRALAALTFLGLAFLYVPLILIVLNAFNSSRTFSFPPTGLTLKWWSAAAHSEGALHALGNSVRAGLGATAVALVLGTMAAFAVQRFDFFGRSTISFLVVLPIALPGIVTGLALNAAFTNVLDPLGIGFGLTTVIIGHATFCIVVVYNNVQARLRRMSGSLEEASADLGATGWQTFRLVTFPSLRGALLAGALLAFGLSFDEVVVTTFTSGPAVQTLPLWIFGNLFRPNQAPVVNVVAAVLIGFAVLPVWLAQRLGDDAASSRF